In Planococcus shixiaomingii, the DNA window GCGCAGAAGGTCTCCGCCCGTTTCTGTGATGATTTTGTTTGTTACTTGGTTGGCGATGGCAGTTGATACCATTTGTAGAAGTGAGTTGACGTCTGTTTGCGATTGCTTGAATTCTTGGACAATCGGCACTGCGTCGATTTCTTCTTCAATTTTTTTGATTTTGCCTTCGATCAATTCCAAAGCACGTTCTTTGCCATATGCTTGGAAATTGACTGCTTGTTTTTGCAAGCTTTTCAGGCTCGCAATTTTTTCACGGATTTGCTGATTTTCGTTGATTTGCGCTTCAGCGCGTTTGAAAAATTCCACTTCTTCTGTTTCAGCGATCATATTTGCTACTTCACGTGCTTTTGCGATAATTTCTTCTTTTGAATATGTCATTTGATTAGACACCCACTTCTTGGTCCGAAACGATTTCGATAAGTTCACC includes these proteins:
- a CDS encoding RicAFT regulatory complex protein RicA family protein, whose amino-acid sequence is MTYSKEEIIAKAREVANMIAETEEVEFFKRAEAQINENQQIREKIASLKSLQKQAVNFQAYGKERALELIEGKIKKIEEEIDAVPIVQEFKQSQTDVNSLLQMVSTAIANQVTNKIITETGGDLLRGETGSKVEASKPKKLS